From Macadamia integrifolia cultivar HAES 741 unplaced genomic scaffold, SCU_Mint_v3 scaffold472, whole genome shotgun sequence, a single genomic window includes:
- the LOC122068858 gene encoding L-type lectin-domain containing receptor kinase IV.2-like → MFFFKCMLLFLLLCRFIVASLQEDVNFTYNGFQGVNMSLDGLAQITDNGLLMLVNTTTEQVGHAFYPQPIHFINSSTGNVISFSTTFVFAMFSELPTLGGPGIVLVIAPSKGFPGALSSGYMGIFNTTNIGNPSNHVVGVELDTFQNPQFMDIDDNHIGIDINNLRSIKAAPASYFSDQENGRVNLSLYSGRTMQLWVEYDGIKKQLNVTLAPTTIPKPNIPLLSLIIDLSQTILDAPMFVGFSSSTSATKTPQYVLGWSFKMNGKAKQLSLSKLPKLPRMGPKTRPRIFTIGFPVIGASLVFMSIVIIQFIVVRKKKFAEVLEDWELEYGPHRFKYKDLYFATKGFHDKELLGSGGFGKVYKGILPISKQEVAVKRVSHDSRQGVREFIAEVISIGKLQHRNIVTLLGCCRRKGELLLVYDFMPNGSLDKFLFDHQSTTTTKTTLSWNQRFQIIKNIASALLYLHEEWEQVVVHRDVKSSNVMLDGEMKGRLGDFGLAKLYDHGGDPKTTHVVGTFGYVAPEYARTGKANPSVDVFAFGVFLLEVACGRKPIEAQASEECIELVEWVISSWKRDAIFETVDPKLEMNYEVEEMELVLKLGLLCSQSDPTARPCMRQVVRYLVGELQQLDLPSLTSENTGEVSFWCPYFSSGKSPPSSIADSLHSAGR, encoded by the coding sequence ATGTTCTTCTTCAAGTGCATGCTGttgtttcttctcctttgcAGATTTATTGTAGCCTCACTGCAAGAAGATGTTAATTTCACCTACAATGGCTTTCAAGGAGTTAACATGAGTTTGGATGGTTTAGCCCAGATTACAGACAATGGTCTGTTAATGTTGGTAAACACCACAACAGAACAGGTGGGTCATGCTTTCTATCCCCAACCAATTCACTTCATAAATTCTTCCACTGGTAATGTTATCTCCTTCTCTACTACTTTTGTATTCGCCATGTTCTCTGAGTTACCAACACTAGGAGGTCCTGGAATCGTGTTGGTGATTGCACCCTCTAAAGGGTTCCCTGGTGCTTTGTCAAGCGGTTATATGGGCATCTTCAACACCACCAACATTGGTAACCCATCCAACCATGTGGTTGGAGTTGAGTTGGATACCTTCCAAAACCCACAGTTTATGGATATCGATGATAACCACATCGGTATTGATATTAACAACTTGAGATCTATTAAAGCTGCTCCGGCATCTTATTTTAGTGATCAGGAAAATGGACGCGTGAACCTCAGCCTTTACAGTGGACGTACCATGCAACTTTGGGTGGAATATGATGGTATAAAGAAGCAACTTAATGTGACTTTAGCTCCCACTACCATCCCTAAACCAAACATTCCACTTTTGTCCTTGATCATTGATCTTTCTCAGACCATATTGGATGCTCCCATGTTTGTTGGCTTCTCATCATCTACTTCTGCTACCAAAACACCTCAATATGTGTTGGGGTGGAGCTTTAAGATGAATGGGAAAGCaaaacaactctctctctccaaacttCCTAAGCTTCCTCGAATGGGACCTAAAACAAGGCCTAGAATTTTTACCATTGGATTTCCAGTGATTGGTGCTAGTTTAGTGTTCATGTCGATCGTCATCATCCAATTTATTGtagtaaggaagaagaagtttGCAGAAGTTCTTGAAGACTGGGAACTTGAATATGGACCTCACAGGTTCAAATATAAAGATCTCTACTTCGCAACCAAAGGATTTCATGACAAGGAGCTTCTTGGTAGTGGTGGGTTTGGTAAGGTCTATAAAGGTATATTACCCATTTCAAAACAAGAAGTTGCAGTGAAGAGAGTATCACATGATTCAAGACAAGGGGTGAGGGAATTTATTGCAGAGGTCATCAGTATCGGTAAACTGCAGCATCGAAACATAGTAACACTCTTGGGGTGTTGTCGACGGAAAGGAGAGCTACTTTTAGTGTATGatttcatgccaaatggaagTCTAGACAAGTTCCTCTTTGATCATCAatcgacaacaacaacaaagacaaCATTAAGTTGGAATCAAAGATTTCAAATAATCAAAAACATAGCATCGGCATTACTGTATCTTCATGAAGAATGGGAACAAGTTGTGGTTCACAGAGACGTCAAGTCCAGTAATGTCATGTTAGATGGAGAAATGAAGGGAAGATTGGGAGATTTTGGGCTCGCTAAATTATATGATCATGGAGGGGATCCGAAAACCACTCATGTCGTGGGGACGTTTGGTTATGTAGCACCAGAATATGCAAGAACTGGGAAAGCAAATCCTAGTGTGGATGTGTTTgcatttggggtttttttgcTCGAAGTCGCTTGTGGTAGAAAGCCTATAGAGGCACAAGCATCAGAAGAGTGTATTGAATTGGTGGAATGGGTGATCTCAAGTTGGAAAAGGGACGCGATTTTTGAAACTGTGGATCCCAAATTGGAAATGAATTATGAAGTGGAGGAAATGGAGTTGGTGTTAAAACTAGGATTGCTTTGCTCTCAATCCGATCCAACTGCAAGGCCATGTATGCGACAAGTTGTCCGCTATTTGGTGGGAGAGCTTCAACAACTGGACCTGCCATCTTTGACTTCAGAAAATACAGGTGAAGTCTCTTTTTGGTGTCCTTATTTTAGTAGTGGAAAGAGTCCGCCATCATCGATTGCAGATTCTCTTCACTCTGCAGGACGTTGA
- the LOC122068873 gene encoding putative disease resistance protein RGA3 has protein sequence MWSESYERWDNLRTPFAFGEPGSKILVTTRNKRVSSIVRSVPNDHYLKGLSNEACLQLVRRHAFLEENSYDANKKLKVFGEEIVKKCKGLPLAVKTLAGLLRDKSENSEWKDILEDEIWDLREGEILPSLMLSYHHLPPLLKRCFAYCALFPKDYIFSKIELVMLWMAEGIIQPKGGKRLEDIGARYFDELFMRSFFELSKYSHAFVADPSFINVSKEFHNRSFFESSSNLGLGFLMHDLIHDLAQFISGEIYYRIEYDKPSHVLTTTRHLSYVMDDYNVTATGSEAMKSLRTLLTLNEFASSPRHFFPIMQFQFQFLRMLRFRNCYNCELPDSVGKMIHLRQLDLSFSDIVRLPDSIGSLYNLQALVLAGCGRLKQLPKDMGNLVNLRILVLPGHWGFHNIPLGVGNLTSLQLLTSLDVEPKKKLSQLHGTLDNSNLEDVGNKRIEAIVEKPHLLGPRLHNLTSLRSLRISNCKNLESLPKDLHTLTSLRRLVIGKCPALVSFQEIRLPIALQEVKIFDCENLESLPKELHTLASLQEFVIESCPGLVSLKTRLPIALEELEIIDCENLESLPMGILHNLSSLQRLEIKDCPTLGSFLDMGLSTKLREVSILNCGKLNFLPKGLHKLTDLEKLEIVECFFLMECKNLEPLHTLSLHNLTSLSYLTIGACPSLVSIPKGLLPTNLREFCIKDCPILESLYDGLSDLTSLKRLEIQNCPMLTQRCQNKEGEEWSKIGQIPKVIIDDVWQ, from the coding sequence ATGTGGAGCGAGAGCTACGAGAGATGGGATAACCTGAGGACCCCTTTTGCATTCGGTGAGCCGGGAAGTAAGATATTGGTTACAACAAGgaacaaaagggtttcatcaatTGTGCGCTCTGTTCCGAACGATCATTATCTAAAAGGTTTGTCTAACGAGGCTTGTTTGCAACTGGTTAGAAGGCATGCTTTCCTGGAAGAAAATTCATATGATGCAAATAAAAAGTTGAAAGTATTTGGAGAAGAAATTGTGAAGAAATGTAAGGGTTTACCTTTGGCTGTAAAGACACTTGCTGGCCTCTTGCGAGATAAAAGTGAGAACAGTGAGTGGAAAGATATTTTGGAGGATGAAATATGGGATTTGAGAGAGGGTGAGATCCTTCCGTCCCTCATGTTGAGCTATCATCATCTCCCGCCTCTTCTGAAGAGATGCTTCGCGTACTGCGCTTTGTTTCCCAAAGACTACATATTTAGCAAGATTGAATTAGTCATGTTGTGGATGGCAGAAGGTATTATACAACCAAAAGGAGGAAAACGCTTGGAAGATATAGGGGCAAGGTATTTTGATGAACTGTTTATGAGGTCCTTCTTCGAATTATCTAAATATAGTCATGCTTTTGTGGCAGACCCGTCGTTTATCAACGTGTCAAAAGAATTTCACAATAGATCATTTTTTGAGTCATCTAGTAACTTGGGATTAGGATTTCTTATGCATGATCTAATCCATGATTTAGCACAATTTATTTCGGGTGAAATATATTATAGGATAGAGTATGATAAGCCATCCCATGTTCTTACAACAACCCGTCACTTGTCCTATGTTATGGACGATTATAATGTTACGGCTACAGGATCTGAGGCTATGAAAAGCTTACGCACCCTTCTAACTCTGAATGAGTTTGCAAGTAGTCCTAGACATTTTTTTCCTATCAtgcaattccaattccaattcctaCGCATGCTACGTTTCAGAAATTGCTACAATTGTGAGTTGCCTGATTCAGTTGGCAAGATGATACATCTAAGGCAACTTGATCTCTCATTTTCTGATATTGTGAGGTTACCTGACTCAATTGGAAGTCTTTACAATCTACAGGCATTGGTCCTAGCTGGATGTGGGAGGCTTAAACAATTGCCTAAAGATATGGGTAACCTTGTAAACCTTCGAATTCTTGTTCTCCCTGGACATTGGGGTTTCCACAATATTCCATTAGGAGTGGGTAACTTGACTAGTCTTCAATTATTGACCTCACTCGATgttgagccaaaaaaaaaattgtcccaACTCCATGGTACCCTGGATAATTCAAATTTGGAAGATGTAGGCAATAAGAGGATAGAAGCCATAGTGGAAAAGCCGCACCTTCTTGGCCCACGGCTGCACAACCTCACGTCCCTCCGATCTCTTCGAATATCAAACTGCAAGAATCTCGAGTCACTACCAAAGGACCTACACACTTTAACGTCTCTCCGAAGATTAGTAATCGGAAAGTGCCCTGCTCTTGTGTCCTTCCAAGAAATAAGGTTACCCATTGCGCTTCAAGAAGTGAAGATCTTTGATTGTGAGAATCTGGAGTCACTACCAAAGGAGCTACACACTCTAGCATCTCTCCAAGAATTTGTAATCGAAAGTTGCCCTGGTCTTGTGTCCTTGAAGACAAGGTTACCCATTGCACTTGAAGAATTGGAGATCATCGATTGCGAGAATCTGGAGTCTCTACCCATGGGAATACTGCACAACCTCTCATCCCTCCAAAGATTAGAAATCAAAGACTGCCCTACTCTTGGGTCCTTTCTAGACATGGGCTTGTCCACCAAGCTTCGGGAGGTATCAATTTTAAATTGTGGGAAGCTGAATTTCTTGCCCAAGGGGCTGCACAAACTCACAGATCTTGAAAAATTGGAGATTGTGGAATGCTTTTTTCTTATGGAGTGCAAGAATCTTGAACCTCTACATACCTTGAGCCTTCATAATCTCACCTCTCTTTCATATCTCACCATTGGAGCATGTCCTTCTCTTGTGTCCATTCCAAAGGGTTTGCTTCCTACCAACCTTAGGGAATTTTGCATCAAGGACTGCCCAATTCTTGAATCCCTATATGACGGACTCTCTGACCTAACCTCTCTTAAACGTTTGGAGATCCAGAATTGTCCAATGTTAACACAGCGGTGCCAAaataaggaaggagaagagtggTCCAAGATTGGCCAAATCCCCAAGGTCATAATAGATGACGTATGGCAATGA
- the LOC122068866 gene encoding putative disease resistance protein RGA3 isoform X1, producing MSAMGQNFGGSFLSAFLQVAFDRFASSELLDFILQWDIDMDEVESLKRTSAMIQALSDEAEVKQFTNVAVKLWLDHLKQLLYDAEDILDDYATELLRLKLKSAHQTQQVRKPSVPLTPPITESSVSSWLNSGMESAVKGFNETLEGIKGIGPKLYNIAEELQGIKRFRSRVKDINQRLKSVAQEGVALGLNSNMGFGSSRPGVFSQRPPTSSLVNKYKVFGRQEDMEKIVGWLLSSDHEDGFSVLPIVGMGGSGKTTLAQLVYNDEKVKKHFHLKAWVYVSEDFDVVRLTKEILESATGSSLPTNSLNLLQVKLQEALIEKRFLLVLDDVWNENYEKWDALSTAFAFGKPGSKILITTRNKGVASIVRSIPNDYSLNGLSDEACFELVRRHAFNDENSSDAYQKLKVFGHEIVKKCKGLPLAVKTLASLLRGKRESSQWRAILENEIWDLRENEILPSLMLSYHHLPPVLKRCFAYCALFPKEYVYSKMELVIFWMAEGIVQPKEGRKRIEDIGAEYFDELVMRSFFELSNSFRPLVAGPSFIDLSKEFHKRSFFESSNNIGSGFVMHDLIHDLAQFVSGGIYCRREYDKPSQVLRTTRHLSYVMDSYDVDATESEAMTNLRTVITLNDIGGSPRYFFPAMQFHFRFRFLRVLRFRNCFNCELPDSIGKLKHLRVLDLSFSDIVRLPNSFGSLYNLQALVLFGCGRLRQLPEDMGNLINLRYLVLPAHLGFHEIPLGVANLTSLQLLTSLDVEPKKKLSQLHGTLDNSNLEDVGNDGTEAMVAKVHLLGLRLRNLTSLRALRITNCKNLESLSKELHTLTSLRRLVIGSCHALVSFQETRLPAGLQELEIFDCENLESLPKDLCTLTSLQEFVIDSCPALVSFQETRLPIVLQELKIFNCENLESLPKELHTLMSLQEFVIKSCPGLVSFWKTGLPTVLEELEISNCKNLESLPMGLLHGLTYLRRLEIKDCPTLGSFPDMGSSTSLRVVSILNCGKLNSFPKGLHKLINLEKLEIVECFFLMECKNLEALHTLGLHNLTSLSYLTIGGCPSLVSIPKDVLPTNLRDLYIKNCAILESLHDGLSYLTSLKHLEIQNCPMLIQQYRKTEGEEWSKIAQIPKVIIDGVWQ from the coding sequence atgtcAGCTATGGGACAGAATTTTGGAGGGTCATTCCTGTCGGCCTTCCTTCAGGTGGCCTTCGACAGATTTGCCTCTTCCGAGTTGCTTGATTTCATACTCCAATGGGATATCGACATGGATGAAGTGGAGTCACTGAAACGGACTTCAGCCATGATTCAGGCCTTGTCTGATGAAGCTGAAGTGAAGCAATTCACCAACGTTGCTGTGAAACTGTGGCTGGACCATCTCAAACAACTCCTTTATGATGCGGAGGACATACTGGATGACTACGCCACTGAACTTCTACGCTTGAAATTGAAATCTGCTCACCAAACCCAACAGGTACGCAAACCCTCTGTTCCTCTCACTCCACCAATTACTGAAAGTAGTGTTTCCTCTTGGTTAAACTCCGGCATGGAATCTGCAGTTAAGGGCTTCAACGAAACTTTAGAAGGAATAAAAGGCATTGGGCCTAAGCTTTATAACATAGCCGAAGAGCTGCAGGGAATTAAAAGGTTTAGATCAAGAGTAAAGGATATCAACCAGAGGTTAAAAAGTGTAGCACAAGAAGGTGTTGCTCTTGGTTTGAACTCAAACATGGGATTTGGGTCCTCAAGGCCCGGGGTATTCAGTCAAAGGCCACCGACGAGTTCTTTGGTGAATAAATATAAAGTTTTTGGGCGACAGGAAGATATGGAGAAGATTGTTGGATGGTTGCTATCCAGTGACCATGAAGATGGTTTCTCAGTGCTACCTATAGTGGGCATGGGTGGGTCTGGGAAGACTACCCTTGCTCAACTTGTTTATAATGATGAGAAAGTTAAGAAGCATTTTCATTTGAAAGCTTGGGTTTATGTATCAGAAGATTTTGATGTGGTGAGGTTAACCAAAGAAATTCTTGAGTCAGCTACTGGGTCATCCCTTCCTActaattcattgaacttgctacAGGTGAAACTTCAGGAAGCACTGATTGAGAAAAGATTTTTGTTAGTTTTAGATGACGTGTGGAATGAGAACTACGAGAAATGGGATGCCTTAAGCACTGCTTTTGCATTCGGTAAACCGGGGAGCAAAATATTGATTACAACACGGAACAAAGGTGTGGCATCAATTGTGCGTTCTATTCCAAACGATTATTCTCTAAATGGTTTATCAGACGAGGCTTGTTTTGAACTGGTTAGAAGGCATGCTTTCAATGATGAGAATTCATCTGATGCATATCAAAAGTTGAAAGTATTTGGACATGAAATTGTGAAGAAATGTAAGGGTTTACCTTTAGCTGTAAAGACACTTGCTAGCCTCTTGCGAGGTAAAAGGGAGAGTAGTCAGTGGAGAGCTATTTTGGAGAATGAAATATGGGATTTGAGAGAGAATGAGATCCTTCCATCGCTCATGTTGAGCTACCATCATCTACCGCCTGTTCTGAAGAGATGCTTTGCATATTGTGCTTTGTTTCCTAAAGAATATGTATATAGTAAGATGGAATTAGTCATCTTTTGGATGGCAGAAGGTATTGTTCAAccgaaagaaggaagaaaacggATTGAGGATATAGGAGCCGAGTATTTTGATGAACTAGTTATGAGGTCCTTCTTTGAGTTATCTAATTCTTTTCGTCCTTTGGTGGCAGGCCCGTCATTTATTGACTTATCTAAAGAATTTCACAAAAGATCATTTTTTGAGTCATCCAATAACATAGGATCAGGATTTGTGATGCATGATCTGATCCATGATTTAGCACAATTTGTTTCAGGTGGAATATATTGTAGGAGAGAGTATGATAAGCCATCCCAAGTTCTTAGAACAACTCGTCACTTGTCTTATGTTATGGACAGTTATGATGTTGATGCAACAGAATCTGAAGCCATGACAAATTTACGCACCGTTATAACTCTAAATGATATTGGAGGTAGCCCCAGGTACTTTTTTCCAGCCATGCAATTCCATTTCCGATTCCGTTTCCTACGTGTGCTACGTTTCAGAAATTGCTTCAATTGTGAGTTGCCTGATTCAATTGGCAAGTTGAAACATCTAAGAGTTCTTGATCTCTCATTTTCTGATATTGTGAGGTTACCTAACTCATTTGGAAGTCTCTACAATCTACAAGCTTTGGTCCTTTTTGGTTGTGGAAGGCTTAGACAGTTGCCTGAAGATATGGGTAATCTCATAAACCTTCGCTATCTTGTTCTCCCTGCACATTTGGGTTTCCATGAAATTCCATTGGGAGTGGCTAACTTGACTAGTCTTCAATTGTTGACCTCACTCGATGTggagccaaaaaaaaagttgtccCAACTCCATGGGACTTTGGATAATTCAAATTTGGAAGATGTAGGCAATGATGGGACAGAAGCTATGGTGGCCAAGGTGCACCTTCTTGGCCTACGGCTGCGCAACCTCACGTCTCTTCGAGCTCTTCGAATAACAAACTGTAAGAATTTGGAATCACTATCCAAGGAGCTACACACTCTAACATCTCTCCGAAGATTAGTAATTGGAAGTTGCCATGCTCTTGTGTCCTTCCAAGAAACAAGGTTACCTGCTGGGCTTCAAGAATTGGAGATCTTTGATTGTGAGAATCTGGAGTCACTACCCAAGGATCTATGCACTCTAACATCTCTCCAAGAATTTGTAATTGATAGTTGTCCTGCTCTTGTGTCCTTCCAAGAAACAAGGTTACCCATTGTGCTTCAAGAATTGAAAATATTCAATTGCGAGAATCTGGAGTCACTACCAAAGGAGCTACACACTCTAATGTCTCTCCAAGAATTTGTAATCAAAAGTTGCCCTGGTCTTGTGTCCTTTTGGAAAACAGGATTACCCACTGTGCTTGAAGAATTGGAGATCAGCAATTGCAAGAATTTGGAGTCCCTACCCATGGGACTACTGCATGGCCTCACATACCTCCGAAGATTAGAAATCAAAGACTGCCCTACTCTTGGGTCCTTTCCAGACATGGGCTCATCTACCTCTCTTCGGGTGGTATCGATTCTAAATTGTGGGAAGCTGAATTCCTTTCCCAAGGGGCTGCACAAACTCATAAATCTTGAAAAATTGGAGATTGTGGAATGTTTTTTTCTTATGGAGTGCAAGAATCTTGAAGCCCTACATACCTTGGGCCTTCATAATCTCACTTCTCTTTCATATCTCACAATTGGAGGATGCCCTTCTCTTGTGTCCATTCCAAAGGATGTGCTTCCTACCAACCTTAGGGATCTTTACATCAAGAACTGCGCAATTCTTGAATCCCTACATGATGGACTCTCTTACCTAACCTCTCTTAAACATTTGGAGATACAGAATTGTCCAATGTTAATACAACAGTACCGAAAGACGGAAGGAGAAGAGTGGTCCAAGATTGCCCAAATTCCTAAGGTAATAATAGATGGTGTATGGCAATAA
- the LOC122068866 gene encoding putative disease resistance protein At3g14460 isoform X2, with protein MGFGSSRPGVFSQRPPTSSLVNKYKVFGRQEDMEKIVGWLLSSDHEDGFSVLPIVGMGGSGKTTLAQLVYNDEKVKKHFHLKAWVYVSEDFDVVRLTKEILESATGSSLPTNSLNLLQVKLQEALIEKRFLLVLDDVWNENYEKWDALSTAFAFGKPGSKILITTRNKGVASIVRSIPNDYSLNGLSDEACFELVRRHAFNDENSSDAYQKLKVFGHEIVKKCKGLPLAVKTLASLLRGKRESSQWRAILENEIWDLRENEILPSLMLSYHHLPPVLKRCFAYCALFPKEYVYSKMELVIFWMAEGIVQPKEGRKRIEDIGAEYFDELVMRSFFELSNSFRPLVAGPSFIDLSKEFHKRSFFESSNNIGSGFVMHDLIHDLAQFVSGGIYCRREYDKPSQVLRTTRHLSYVMDSYDVDATESEAMTNLRTVITLNDIGGSPRYFFPAMQFHFRFRFLRVLRFRNCFNCELPDSIGKLKHLRVLDLSFSDIVRLPNSFGSLYNLQALVLFGCGRLRQLPEDMGNLINLRYLVLPAHLGFHEIPLGVANLTSLQLLTSLDVEPKKKLSQLHGTLDNSNLEDVGNDGTEAMVAKVHLLGLRLRNLTSLRALRITNCKNLESLSKELHTLTSLRRLVIGSCHALVSFQETRLPAGLQELEIFDCENLESLPKDLCTLTSLQEFVIDSCPALVSFQETRLPIVLQELKIFNCENLESLPKELHTLMSLQEFVIKSCPGLVSFWKTGLPTVLEELEISNCKNLESLPMGLLHGLTYLRRLEIKDCPTLGSFPDMGSSTSLRVVSILNCGKLNSFPKGLHKLINLEKLEIVECFFLMECKNLEALHTLGLHNLTSLSYLTIGGCPSLVSIPKDVLPTNLRDLYIKNCAILESLHDGLSYLTSLKHLEIQNCPMLIQQYRKTEGEEWSKIAQIPKVIIDGVWQ; from the coding sequence ATGGGATTTGGGTCCTCAAGGCCCGGGGTATTCAGTCAAAGGCCACCGACGAGTTCTTTGGTGAATAAATATAAAGTTTTTGGGCGACAGGAAGATATGGAGAAGATTGTTGGATGGTTGCTATCCAGTGACCATGAAGATGGTTTCTCAGTGCTACCTATAGTGGGCATGGGTGGGTCTGGGAAGACTACCCTTGCTCAACTTGTTTATAATGATGAGAAAGTTAAGAAGCATTTTCATTTGAAAGCTTGGGTTTATGTATCAGAAGATTTTGATGTGGTGAGGTTAACCAAAGAAATTCTTGAGTCAGCTACTGGGTCATCCCTTCCTActaattcattgaacttgctacAGGTGAAACTTCAGGAAGCACTGATTGAGAAAAGATTTTTGTTAGTTTTAGATGACGTGTGGAATGAGAACTACGAGAAATGGGATGCCTTAAGCACTGCTTTTGCATTCGGTAAACCGGGGAGCAAAATATTGATTACAACACGGAACAAAGGTGTGGCATCAATTGTGCGTTCTATTCCAAACGATTATTCTCTAAATGGTTTATCAGACGAGGCTTGTTTTGAACTGGTTAGAAGGCATGCTTTCAATGATGAGAATTCATCTGATGCATATCAAAAGTTGAAAGTATTTGGACATGAAATTGTGAAGAAATGTAAGGGTTTACCTTTAGCTGTAAAGACACTTGCTAGCCTCTTGCGAGGTAAAAGGGAGAGTAGTCAGTGGAGAGCTATTTTGGAGAATGAAATATGGGATTTGAGAGAGAATGAGATCCTTCCATCGCTCATGTTGAGCTACCATCATCTACCGCCTGTTCTGAAGAGATGCTTTGCATATTGTGCTTTGTTTCCTAAAGAATATGTATATAGTAAGATGGAATTAGTCATCTTTTGGATGGCAGAAGGTATTGTTCAAccgaaagaaggaagaaaacggATTGAGGATATAGGAGCCGAGTATTTTGATGAACTAGTTATGAGGTCCTTCTTTGAGTTATCTAATTCTTTTCGTCCTTTGGTGGCAGGCCCGTCATTTATTGACTTATCTAAAGAATTTCACAAAAGATCATTTTTTGAGTCATCCAATAACATAGGATCAGGATTTGTGATGCATGATCTGATCCATGATTTAGCACAATTTGTTTCAGGTGGAATATATTGTAGGAGAGAGTATGATAAGCCATCCCAAGTTCTTAGAACAACTCGTCACTTGTCTTATGTTATGGACAGTTATGATGTTGATGCAACAGAATCTGAAGCCATGACAAATTTACGCACCGTTATAACTCTAAATGATATTGGAGGTAGCCCCAGGTACTTTTTTCCAGCCATGCAATTCCATTTCCGATTCCGTTTCCTACGTGTGCTACGTTTCAGAAATTGCTTCAATTGTGAGTTGCCTGATTCAATTGGCAAGTTGAAACATCTAAGAGTTCTTGATCTCTCATTTTCTGATATTGTGAGGTTACCTAACTCATTTGGAAGTCTCTACAATCTACAAGCTTTGGTCCTTTTTGGTTGTGGAAGGCTTAGACAGTTGCCTGAAGATATGGGTAATCTCATAAACCTTCGCTATCTTGTTCTCCCTGCACATTTGGGTTTCCATGAAATTCCATTGGGAGTGGCTAACTTGACTAGTCTTCAATTGTTGACCTCACTCGATGTggagccaaaaaaaaagttgtccCAACTCCATGGGACTTTGGATAATTCAAATTTGGAAGATGTAGGCAATGATGGGACAGAAGCTATGGTGGCCAAGGTGCACCTTCTTGGCCTACGGCTGCGCAACCTCACGTCTCTTCGAGCTCTTCGAATAACAAACTGTAAGAATTTGGAATCACTATCCAAGGAGCTACACACTCTAACATCTCTCCGAAGATTAGTAATTGGAAGTTGCCATGCTCTTGTGTCCTTCCAAGAAACAAGGTTACCTGCTGGGCTTCAAGAATTGGAGATCTTTGATTGTGAGAATCTGGAGTCACTACCCAAGGATCTATGCACTCTAACATCTCTCCAAGAATTTGTAATTGATAGTTGTCCTGCTCTTGTGTCCTTCCAAGAAACAAGGTTACCCATTGTGCTTCAAGAATTGAAAATATTCAATTGCGAGAATCTGGAGTCACTACCAAAGGAGCTACACACTCTAATGTCTCTCCAAGAATTTGTAATCAAAAGTTGCCCTGGTCTTGTGTCCTTTTGGAAAACAGGATTACCCACTGTGCTTGAAGAATTGGAGATCAGCAATTGCAAGAATTTGGAGTCCCTACCCATGGGACTACTGCATGGCCTCACATACCTCCGAAGATTAGAAATCAAAGACTGCCCTACTCTTGGGTCCTTTCCAGACATGGGCTCATCTACCTCTCTTCGGGTGGTATCGATTCTAAATTGTGGGAAGCTGAATTCCTTTCCCAAGGGGCTGCACAAACTCATAAATCTTGAAAAATTGGAGATTGTGGAATGTTTTTTTCTTATGGAGTGCAAGAATCTTGAAGCCCTACATACCTTGGGCCTTCATAATCTCACTTCTCTTTCATATCTCACAATTGGAGGATGCCCTTCTCTTGTGTCCATTCCAAAGGATGTGCTTCCTACCAACCTTAGGGATCTTTACATCAAGAACTGCGCAATTCTTGAATCCCTACATGATGGACTCTCTTACCTAACCTCTCTTAAACATTTGGAGATACAGAATTGTCCAATGTTAATACAACAGTACCGAAAGACGGAAGGAGAAGAGTGGTCCAAGATTGCCCAAATTCCTAAGGTAATAATAGATGGTGTATGGCAATAA